The following proteins are co-located in the Flammeovirga kamogawensis genome:
- a CDS encoding T9SS type A sorting domain-containing protein yields the protein MKHYIILIFTLFFNIYCYSQAEYVDEVSFVVTENQIIVDGENKLLDRTNNSEFVTISFYTSANALNDYNLDFTGINNSDTKIKLGRSDWVILNSTLISVNKQLTNNGKDLYYAYINKTIFSSLLSNNENDENTITIKLVLSFSKTNCLNGRLNLSSNTFFVKSEDGVPSIIINGPRPIDIDGNDPDLEYRTMSLICNDKKWYEFPRTDGYTYTNVVFSNFNIIINNIEPEKYYMKQSTSYSGTTNHNGEDYDYLVLSPTSSETQPSLTIDSRSPRIQETNTSIVQNEDGVNEQDIDNDFVSFQIQLSDKHYTPLTDDYSETLIFYKDEQRTNLFKSLHNISFFEGSSNGIDNNKGRTLNFRAPSINGSFFRDEDGLNTSLYARFTSTDLAGNSRNYDFKVNLTNAPITINPSEFNTIPSIINGTGVLNIDYSYLLDQNNNTQINRVRSQAILQKNDGTFITNASIIFTDNQEFTVSINKENIGIIEGERFELLIRLEDNLGNSSIHTSSSIYDGSAPQVNSQNLDEVVINSNWIDLSGPMKFKFDVSDYALNLNQGACNLSLKGIMNNGNEKSITLPLHNTPVKNAAGVYNLEFVIPIDAFENLRNKGALSTITLNLNDQAGNTYSSSEIINALSYEKEENISINTIAYIQYDADNNEIVNPSTLTNGKLKVAVGFSGSMNSTNDININILNTKKEVTISQLETENTNPFESFYFVIDNINSEDFFNNTNFSFETILKNKSNIERTFTPDAPLIILPIDFTIEKLTDSLYVRNGSIIQYQHSLLNSAISDNSIATLIYTKNGEEINQPLTLVKEDITSNFNVVIPNLLNIDEGTVMQVRVNLYETDGGRREASITNSFIYDFTPPRIIENGITFTGINENEPIDITLPTVQVDDIEPIGWVNLAEPTIFTIEVEDLILNPNSCKLELVHKGETNTSLGFIDIYRSSTEGHKTNLEFLIQNDILPSSGTVILNELILEDQLGNTTKCNGSDKITCDNTREIILNKSFKVEKTPPFNVKTTESDILYSKDGEVLKAGLQTIKIPYESEGLSSVEIRFLGLIEGEEAESEITFTQENNIKYITISVNISHLIFHAKRKLEFDISVVNNANEIITINRIVGPEIVFPVPSNVTVNYDNVQINKWSVSNDGTNDDLEVTIESIKEISDEQRPNLNGDTLFVYLRDNENDILLEQFDIREVDQTSHSFTLSKHLFLVNDQIEYGPKILGFQMGNRDGRNTTTYQTLAISNIPDVEITNDWRLYHDTGNEFEIVTNLDNQNLVIEELLYFPISSKNMRPEDLYLIGDEGTGEVEVNVIARAKDIHKAYIADTLRFEITTENIIADNALKPLYCSGEQGDETFAITINNRFTDYYTNLGVGELTLELYDIINNKNVENTAFEKTQDFTYQFNPLVLHSDSTIRKKEFELRLIFKNNEVEQVIGAANFETLYEPKITTELLTSFPLVGDFNVINIALSEFKERTYTLSTETKGVNIVNKRVTSRVENFSYQLTEEFDGDELTFKLNAFTSDESCGFEEEYTIAVDKVTLDNEEDLDIKNWNLSTINSNNQIIVYRNSTAGASIPWNETLGRFELQKNSQNAYLALTSDIFDISGLSKPMIKFTFESNTTERNGIFLQVRQITAQGANTAWVTVGTDAEVWNWYNTYGLYNNNLVSNENGYAWSGALGNVESRLSIDDVVDLEMDKTQFRLVFSYGTANEEFFEPKQFIIRDRERRVMVESFLQANNSTHHETLQKIYESLETVGNNDQNYIHNYYLERSLDCEDPIYERGSEWTEARRLWYGLDSFGEEDSPYSLTLDGELMEGAELQTFLDRFKYSVLKDEPLKYSYSINENELTIDYTIDTAIYNNNDNLLWVFTIGDQQVEIGECNPVTVQNTENNQVIGEIIPKQVMSQQGEVTLNLSSINSLMGSEFNIQVLLQKDYTLEVFSALQLPVSRSAVLSTDLTLENRSLLLYPNPVKNTLMIAYSETKNSEYKIFNAQGVEMCKGSLQTKTTAVDVNNFPSGIYVVTIIENGEILEVKNFIK from the coding sequence ATGAAACATTATATCATTTTAATTTTTACACTCTTTTTCAATATTTACTGTTATAGTCAAGCAGAGTATGTAGATGAAGTAAGTTTTGTGGTGACTGAAAACCAAATTATAGTTGATGGAGAGAATAAATTGTTAGATAGAACAAACAATTCTGAATTTGTGACAATCAGTTTTTATACTTCTGCAAATGCTTTAAATGATTACAACTTAGATTTTACGGGAATTAATAATTCAGATACAAAAATTAAACTTGGAAGATCAGATTGGGTAATATTAAATAGTACTCTAATTTCAGTTAATAAACAACTAACGAATAATGGAAAAGATCTATATTATGCATATATAAATAAAACAATATTTTCATCTTTATTAAGTAATAATGAGAATGATGAAAATACGATTACTATTAAATTGGTATTAAGCTTTTCAAAAACAAATTGTCTTAATGGAAGATTAAATTTAAGTTCAAATACATTTTTTGTAAAATCGGAAGATGGAGTTCCTTCTATTATTATAAATGGTCCTCGTCCAATTGATATAGATGGAAATGATCCAGATCTTGAATATCGAACTATGTCATTAATCTGTAATGATAAGAAATGGTATGAATTTCCTAGAACTGATGGTTATACATATACTAATGTGGTCTTTTCAAATTTTAATATTATTATAAATAATATTGAACCTGAAAAATATTATATGAAGCAATCTACTTCATATTCAGGTACTACTAATCATAATGGAGAAGACTATGATTATTTGGTACTATCACCTACTTCTTCAGAAACACAACCGAGTCTGACGATAGATAGTCGATCCCCAAGAATACAAGAAACTAATACGTCAATAGTTCAAAATGAAGATGGAGTTAATGAACAAGATATTGATAATGACTTTGTATCATTTCAGATACAATTATCTGACAAGCATTATACTCCATTAACAGATGATTATTCTGAAACATTAATATTTTATAAGGATGAACAGAGAACAAATCTATTTAAATCATTACATAATATATCCTTCTTTGAAGGAAGTAGCAATGGAATTGATAATAATAAAGGCAGAACGTTAAATTTTAGGGCTCCAAGTATAAATGGGTCTTTTTTTAGAGATGAGGATGGTTTGAACACGTCTTTATATGCAAGATTTACATCAACAGATTTGGCTGGAAATTCAAGAAATTATGATTTTAAGGTTAATCTAACAAATGCACCCATAACGATAAACCCTAGTGAATTTAATACAATACCCTCTATTATAAATGGTACAGGTGTATTAAATATTGATTATTCTTACTTGTTAGATCAAAATAATAATACACAGATAAACAGGGTTAGATCTCAAGCAATTTTACAAAAAAATGATGGTACTTTTATTACTAATGCATCTATTATTTTTACAGATAATCAAGAGTTCACAGTATCCATTAATAAGGAAAATATAGGAATAATAGAAGGAGAACGCTTTGAGTTATTGATAAGATTAGAAGACAACCTAGGCAACAGTTCAATACATACGTCTTCAAGTATATATGATGGTTCTGCTCCTCAAGTTAATTCACAAAATTTAGACGAAGTAGTCATCAATTCAAATTGGATAGATTTATCGGGACCGATGAAATTTAAATTTGATGTTTCCGATTATGCTTTAAATTTGAATCAGGGAGCATGTAACTTATCTTTAAAAGGAATAATGAATAATGGAAATGAAAAATCTATTACTTTACCCCTTCATAATACACCTGTAAAAAATGCTGCAGGGGTATACAATTTAGAATTTGTTATTCCTATTGATGCATTTGAGAATTTAAGAAATAAAGGAGCGTTATCTACAATAACACTAAATTTAAATGATCAGGCAGGTAATACTTATTCATCATCCGAAATTATCAACGCTCTCTCTTATGAAAAGGAAGAGAATATTTCTATTAATACAATAGCTTATATTCAATATGATGCTGATAATAATGAAATAGTAAATCCGTCTACGCTAACAAATGGAAAACTGAAAGTGGCAGTAGGTTTTAGTGGCTCAATGAATAGTACTAATGATATTAATATAAATATTTTAAATACAAAAAAAGAAGTTACTATTAGTCAGTTAGAAACAGAAAATACTAATCCATTTGAATCATTCTATTTTGTAATTGACAATATTAATTCTGAAGACTTTTTTAATAATACTAACTTTAGCTTTGAAACTATACTCAAAAATAAGTCAAATATAGAAAGAACTTTTACGCCAGATGCACCTTTAATAATTCTACCTATCGATTTTACCATAGAAAAACTAACGGATAGTCTTTACGTACGGAATGGTTCTATTATTCAATATCAACATAGCTTATTGAACTCTGCAATTTCAGACAATTCTATAGCAACACTGATTTATACAAAAAATGGAGAAGAAATAAATCAACCATTAACTTTAGTAAAAGAAGATATTACATCTAATTTTAATGTGGTAATTCCCAACCTATTAAATATAGATGAAGGTACAGTAATGCAAGTTAGGGTAAACCTTTATGAGACGGATGGAGGTAGAAGGGAAGCATCTATTACAAATAGTTTTATTTATGATTTTACGCCACCAAGGATAATAGAAAATGGTATTACTTTTACTGGTATTAATGAGAATGAACCTATAGATATTACATTGCCGACAGTGCAAGTAGATGATATTGAACCAATTGGATGGGTAAATTTAGCTGAACCAACAATCTTTACCATTGAGGTAGAAGATTTAATTTTAAACCCTAATAGCTGTAAGTTAGAACTTGTCCACAAAGGAGAAACAAATACATCTTTAGGTTTTATTGATATTTATAGGTCTTCTACAGAAGGTCACAAAACCAATCTAGAATTTCTGATTCAAAACGATATTCTACCTTCTAGTGGAACAGTTATCCTTAATGAATTAATCTTAGAAGATCAGCTAGGAAATACAACAAAATGCAATGGTTCAGATAAAATTACATGTGATAATACTAGGGAAATAATTCTCAATAAATCGTTTAAAGTAGAAAAAACACCTCCATTTAATGTAAAAACAACTGAATCGGATATTCTATACTCTAAAGATGGAGAAGTATTGAAAGCAGGTTTACAAACCATAAAAATTCCGTATGAGAGTGAGGGTTTATCATCTGTTGAGATAAGGTTTTTAGGACTTATTGAAGGGGAAGAAGCAGAAAGCGAGATAACTTTTACACAGGAGAACAATATTAAATACATTACTATTTCTGTGAATATTTCTCATCTAATTTTTCATGCTAAACGTAAATTAGAATTTGATATTTCTGTGGTTAATAACGCAAATGAAATAATTACAATAAATAGAATAGTTGGTCCTGAAATAGTTTTTCCAGTACCTTCTAATGTAACGGTAAATTATGATAATGTACAGATTAATAAATGGAGTGTATCTAATGATGGTACAAATGACGATCTTGAAGTAACCATTGAGAGTATTAAAGAGATATCAGATGAACAAAGACCTAACCTTAATGGAGACACACTTTTTGTATATCTTAGAGATAATGAAAATGATATTTTACTAGAACAATTTGATATTAGGGAGGTAGATCAAACGAGCCATTCTTTTACTTTGTCTAAGCATTTATTTTTAGTAAATGACCAAATTGAATATGGTCCAAAAATTCTAGGCTTTCAGATGGGAAATAGAGATGGGCGTAATACTACAACTTATCAAACATTAGCTATATCCAATATTCCAGACGTTGAAATAACAAATGATTGGAGGTTATATCATGATACTGGAAATGAGTTTGAAATTGTCACTAATCTTGACAACCAAAACTTAGTTATTGAAGAACTACTATATTTTCCTATATCTTCTAAAAACATGCGACCTGAAGATTTATATTTAATTGGTGATGAAGGAACTGGTGAAGTAGAAGTGAATGTGATAGCAAGAGCCAAAGATATTCATAAAGCTTATATTGCTGATACATTGCGTTTTGAAATAACAACAGAAAATATAATTGCTGATAATGCCTTAAAACCATTGTATTGTAGTGGAGAACAAGGAGATGAAACCTTTGCAATAACTATTAATAATCGATTTACAGACTATTACACAAATTTAGGAGTAGGAGAGTTAACATTAGAGTTATATGATATTATAAATAACAAAAATGTAGAAAATACGGCTTTTGAGAAGACTCAAGATTTTACGTATCAATTTAACCCATTAGTTCTACATAGTGATTCTACTATTAGAAAGAAAGAATTCGAATTAAGACTAATTTTTAAGAACAATGAAGTAGAGCAAGTGATTGGTGCAGCTAATTTTGAAACTCTGTACGAACCCAAAATTACAACAGAGTTATTAACGTCATTTCCTTTAGTTGGTGATTTTAACGTTATAAATATTGCGTTATCAGAATTTAAAGAAAGAACATATACTTTAAGTACCGAAACAAAAGGAGTTAATATTGTGAATAAGAGAGTGACAAGTAGAGTTGAAAACTTTTCATATCAATTGACAGAAGAATTTGACGGAGATGAGCTTACTTTTAAACTAAATGCCTTTACTAGTGATGAAAGTTGTGGTTTTGAAGAAGAATATACAATAGCTGTAGATAAGGTTACTTTAGATAATGAAGAGGACTTGGATATAAAAAATTGGAATTTGAGTACAATTAATTCAAATAATCAGATTATAGTTTATAGAAATAGTACAGCAGGGGCATCTATTCCTTGGAATGAAACACTTGGACGTTTTGAGCTTCAAAAGAATTCACAAAATGCTTATCTCGCTTTAACTTCTGATATTTTTGATATCAGTGGATTAAGTAAACCGATGATAAAATTTACTTTTGAGAGTAATACTACAGAACGAAATGGAATTTTTCTTCAGGTGAGACAAATTACTGCTCAAGGAGCTAATACGGCATGGGTTACAGTAGGTACTGATGCAGAAGTTTGGAATTGGTACAACACCTATGGTCTCTATAATAATAATCTTGTTTCTAACGAAAATGGTTATGCTTGGTCTGGTGCGTTAGGAAATGTTGAAAGTAGACTATCTATAGATGACGTTGTTGATTTAGAGATGGATAAAACACAGTTTAGACTTGTGTTTAGCTATGGTACTGCAAATGAGGAGTTTTTTGAACCAAAACAATTTATTATTCGTGATAGAGAAAGAAGAGTTATGGTTGAATCTTTCTTGCAAGCAAATAATAGCACGCATCATGAAACACTTCAAAAGATTTATGAATCATTAGAAACTGTGGGTAATAATGATCAGAACTATATTCATAATTATTACCTAGAACGAAGTTTAGATTGTGAAGACCCAATTTACGAAAGAGGATCGGAATGGACTGAAGCAAGACGCTTATGGTATGGTTTGGATTCTTTTGGTGAAGAAGATAGTCCATATTCGTTAACATTAGATGGTGAATTGATGGAAGGTGCTGAACTGCAAACCTTTTTAGATAGGTTTAAGTATTCTGTTTTAAAAGATGAACCATTAAAATATTCTTATTCTATTAATGAGAATGAGTTAACAATAGACTATACTATAGATACCGCTATTTATAACAATAATGACAATTTATTGTGGGTATTTACAATAGGTGATCAACAAGTTGAAATTGGAGAGTGTAATCCAGTAACGGTACAGAATACAGAAAATAATCAAGTTATTGGAGAAATTATTCCAAAACAAGTAATGAGTCAGCAAGGCGAGGTGACATTAAACTTATCAAGTATCAACAGTTTAATGGGATCAGAATTTAATATTCAAGTGCTACTTCAGAAAGATTACACGCTAGAAGTATTTTCTGCACTTCAATTACCTGTATCACGAAGTGCCGTACTTTCTACCGATTTGACTTTAGAAAACAGGTCACTTTTATTGTATCCAAACCCAGTGAAAAATACATTAATGATAGCGTATTCTGAAACTAAAAATTCAGAATATAAAATATTTAATGCACAAGGGGTAGAAATGTGTAAAGGGAGTTTACAAACTAAAACAACTGCTGTAGATGTGAATAATTTTCCTTCTGGTATTTATGTAGTCACAATAATTGAAAATGGAGAAATTTTAGAGGTAAAGAACTTTATTAAATAG
- a CDS encoding leucine-rich repeat protein, whose amino-acid sequence MKTSLTMSWLLWLSLLIPTLSYSQYTLTDDDVVVDENGYIQSTTYTAGGDIIIPEVLDGQTVLGIADKEYPNGVFQEKGITSVIFPSGLTEIGAYAFYDNNISSVIFPESLISIGSRAFFRNDISGELVLPFGLTEIGAYAFYDNNISSVIFPESLTEIGSYAFAFNDISGELVLPFGLTEIGSYAFYDNNISSVIFPESLISIGFSAFSHNNISSVIFPESLISIGSSAFSRNNISSVIFPESLISIGSSAFSRNNISGELVLPSSLTEINDYTFFSNFHITSIKFPSNLTTFGTNVFKDLSAEGYEPFEGWYTDITYETPVELTLENVKGQTIYGKWEIIEYALMYEGGFIIHNNPLNYNVETPTIELSTKGDRDGYKVEWFSSTNYDNMVSEITLGSFGDRTLYGKEAIIEYDINYPNEGTHTNPFTYTIESETIIFKNPTDSLGYTFAGWFTDAELSQSISLIPKGSFGELNVYAKWNPINYEITYHNGTEQSNPSSYTIEEEITLTAADSLGYTFAGWFTDAELTQPITSLPKGSTGNLSVYAKWTLQEFTISYNGVDDSYTGVTSFTINDENITLVGVDKENYTFEGWFTTSDFQENSKIEVIETALPQDYTLYAKLIEAEITSVEGGLLQEIIVYPIPVKASFQINKVVDSILLINSAGVVVKDYGKATSFDVSTLPNGIYYIKGEAEGKSFNQKIVVKH is encoded by the coding sequence ATGAAAACAAGCTTAACTATGTCTTGGCTTTTATGGCTAAGTCTACTAATTCCTACGCTCTCGTATAGCCAGTATACTTTAACTGATGACGATGTAGTGGTAGATGAAAATGGTTATATTCAATCTACAACATATACTGCTGGTGGAGATATTATTATCCCTGAGGTGTTAGACGGGCAGACTGTTTTGGGAATTGCTGATAAAGAGTACCCAAATGGAGTGTTTCAGGAAAAAGGAATAACATCAGTAATTTTTCCATCCGGTTTAACTGAAATTGGAGCTTATGCTTTTTATGATAATAATATTTCAAGTGTAATTTTTCCTGAAAGTTTAATTTCAATTGGTTCTAGAGCTTTTTTTCGTAATGATATATCAGGTGAATTAGTTCTTCCATTCGGTTTAACTGAAATTGGAGCTTATGCTTTTTATGATAATAATATTTCAAGTGTAATTTTCCCTGAAAGTTTAACTGAAATTGGATCTTATGCTTTTGCTTTTAATGATATATCAGGTGAATTAGTTCTTCCATTCGGTTTAACTGAAATTGGATCTTATGCTTTTTATGATAATAATATTTCAAGTGTAATTTTTCCTGAAAGTTTAATTTCAATTGGTTTTAGTGCTTTTTCTCATAATAATATTTCAAGTGTAATTTTTCCTGAAAGTTTAATTTCAATTGGTTCTAGTGCTTTTTCTCGTAATAATATTTCAAGTGTGATTTTTCCTGAAAGTTTAATTTCAATTGGTTCTAGTGCTTTTTCTCGTAATAATATATCAGGTGAATTAGTTCTTCCATCTAGTTTAACTGAAATTAACGATTATACTTTTTTTAGTAATTTTCATATTACTTCAATTAAATTCCCATCTAACCTAACTACTTTTGGAACCAATGTATTTAAAGATTTAAGTGCCGAGGGCTATGAACCTTTTGAAGGTTGGTACACTGATATTACTTACGAAACACCAGTAGAGCTTACTTTAGAAAATGTCAAAGGACAAACAATTTATGGGAAATGGGAAATTATTGAATATGCTTTAATGTACGAGGGCGGATTTATTATTCATAATAATCCACTTAACTATAATGTAGAAACTCCTACTATAGAATTATCAACTAAAGGCGATAGAGATGGTTATAAAGTAGAATGGTTTTCATCTACTAATTATGATAACATGGTTTCAGAAATTACACTTGGGTCATTCGGAGATAGGACTTTGTATGGTAAAGAGGCAATAATAGAGTATGACATTAATTATCCTAACGAAGGAACACATACTAATCCTTTTACTTATACTATAGAAAGTGAAACAATCATATTTAAAAATCCAACAGATAGTTTAGGCTATACTTTTGCCGGTTGGTTTACCGATGCAGAATTATCGCAATCAATTTCGTTAATTCCCAAAGGTAGTTTCGGAGAATTAAATGTATATGCAAAGTGGAATCCAATTAACTATGAAATTACCTACCATAATGGTACTGAACAGAGTAATCCATCATCTTATACTATTGAAGAAGAAATTACTTTAACAGCTGCAGACAGTTTAGGCTATACTTTTGCCGGTTGGTTTACCGATGCAGAATTAACGCAACCTATTACTTCTCTACCAAAAGGTAGTACGGGTAACCTCTCTGTTTATGCAAAATGGACACTTCAAGAATTTACAATTTCATACAACGGAGTGGATGATAGTTATACAGGGGTTACATCATTTACTATTAATGATGAAAACATCACATTGGTAGGTGTAGATAAAGAAAACTATACATTTGAAGGTTGGTTTACAACATCCGATTTCCAAGAAAACAGTAAAATTGAAGTAATAGAAACAGCATTACCTCAAGACTATACTCTTTATGCAAAGCTAATTGAGGCTGAAATTACATCTGTTGAAGGTGGATTACTCCAGGAAATCATAGTTTACCCTATCCCCGTAAAAGCAAGCTTCCAAATAAATAAAGTAGTGGATAGCATACTTCTAATTAACAGTGCTGGTGTAGTAGTTAAAGACTATGGCAAAGCAACAAGTTTTGATGTTTCTACATTACCAAATGGTATTTATTACATCAAAGGTGAAGCTGAAGGAAAGTCTTTTAATCAGAAAATAGTTGTAAAACACTAA
- a CDS encoding leucine-rich repeat protein: MKTSLTMSWLLWLSLLIPTLSYSQYTLTDDDVVVDENGYIQSTTYTAGGDIIIPEVLDGQTVLGIADKENPNGVFQNKGITSVIFPNSMIEIGNESFRENLISGELKLPSSLQIIGNRAFLTNFISGHLELPETLNSIGIAAFSNNLISGELKLPSSLTIIKAATFYGNLISGELKLPETITVIEGSAFYDNLISGELILPSSLTKIGDGAFYGNSISGELKLPETLTLIGGYAFFENSISGQLVIPESVDDLKGFAFLGNKNIESIKFPSNLTTFGADIFNNLSAKGYEPFEGWYTDITYQTPVEITLENVEGKTIYGKWTPSNYTLTYEGGFTAHNNPSEYTIETPTIELSNEGDRDGYKVEWFTSINYDTLVSEITIGSFGDTTLYGKETIIDYTINYLNEGTHTNPREYTIENEEITLIETNKLGYTFEGWFTDTELTQSILSIPKGSFGELNVYAKWNPINYEITYHNGTEQNNPLFYTIEEEITLTAADSLGYTFAGWFTDAELTQPITSLPKGSTGNLSVYAKWTLQEFTISYNGVDDSYTGVTSFTINDENITLVGVDKENYTFEGWFTTSDFQENSKIEVIETALPQDYTLYAKLIEAEITSVEGGLPQEMIIYPNPAKLSFQINKVVDSMHLINSAGVVIKDYGKATSFDVSTLPNGIYYIKGEAEGKSFNQKIVVKH, encoded by the coding sequence ATGAAAACAAGCTTAACTATGTCTTGGCTTTTATGGCTAAGTCTACTAATTCCTACGCTCTCGTATAGCCAGTATACTTTAACTGATGACGATGTAGTGGTAGATGAAAATGGTTATATTCAATCTACAACATATACTGCTGGTGGAGATATTATTATTCCTGAAGTGTTAGACGGGCAGACTGTTTTAGGAATTGCTGATAAGGAAAACCCAAATGGTGTGTTTCAGAATAAAGGAATAACATCAGTTATTTTTCCTAATAGTATGATAGAGATTGGAAATGAATCATTTAGAGAGAATTTAATATCAGGAGAATTAAAATTACCTAGTTCTTTACAAATAATAGGTAATAGAGCATTTCTTACAAATTTTATTTCTGGACATTTAGAGCTTCCTGAAACTTTAAACTCAATTGGAATTGCGGCTTTTTCAAATAATTTAATATCAGGAGAATTGAAACTACCAAGTAGTTTGACAATAATTAAAGCTGCTACTTTTTATGGTAATTTGATATCAGGAGAATTAAAATTACCTGAGACTATAACAGTTATTGAAGGTTCTGCATTTTATGATAATTTGATATCAGGAGAATTAATATTACCTAGTAGTTTAACAAAAATTGGTGATGGTGCATTTTATGGTAATTCGATATCAGGAGAATTAAAATTACCTGAGACTCTTACATTAATAGGTGGATATGCTTTTTTTGAAAACTCGATTTCAGGTCAACTAGTTATACCTGAATCTGTAGATGATTTGAAGGGATTTGCATTTTTAGGAAATAAGAATATTGAATCAATTAAATTTCCATCTAACCTAACTACTTTTGGAGCCGATATTTTTAATAATTTAAGTGCAAAAGGCTATGAACCTTTTGAAGGTTGGTACACTGATATCACATATCAAACACCAGTAGAAATTACTTTAGAAAATGTCGAAGGAAAAACAATTTATGGGAAATGGACACCATCAAATTACACGTTAACTTATGAAGGGGGATTTACAGCACATAATAACCCTTCAGAATATACAATAGAAACTCCTACAATAGAGTTGTCAAATGAAGGTGACAGAGATGGTTATAAAGTAGAATGGTTTACATCTATCAATTATGATACTTTAGTTTCAGAAATTACAATCGGATCATTTGGAGATACTACATTGTATGGTAAGGAAACAATTATAGACTATACCATTAATTACCTTAATGAAGGAACACATACTAACCCTAGAGAATATACTATAGAAAATGAAGAAATTACTTTAATTGAAACTAATAAGTTAGGATACACATTTGAAGGCTGGTTTACAGACACAGAACTAACGCAATCAATTTTGTCAATTCCCAAAGGTAGTTTCGGAGAATTAAATGTATATGCAAAATGGAATCCAATTAACTATGAAATTACCTACCATAATGGTACTGAACAGAATAATCCATTATTTTATACTATTGAAGAAGAAATTACTTTAACAGCTGCAGATAGTTTAGGCTATACTTTTGCCGGTTGGTTTACCGATGCAGAATTAACGCAACCTATTACTTCTCTACCAAAAGGTAGTACGGGTAATCTTTCTGTTTATGCAAAATGGACACTCCAAGAATTTACAATTTCATACAACGGAGTGGATGATAGCTATACAGGGGTTACGTCATTTACTATTAATGATGAAAACATCACATTGGTAGGTGTAGATAAAGAAAACTATACATTTGAAGGTTGGTTTACAACATCAGATTTCCAAGAAAACAGTAAAATTGAGGTAATAGAAACAGCATTACCTCAAGACTATACCCTTTATGCAAAGCTAATTGAAGCTGAAATTACATCTGTTGAAGGTGGATTACCCCAAGAAATGATAATTTATCCTAACCCCGCAAAATTAAGCTTCCAAATAAATAAAGTTGTGGATAGCATGCATCTAATTAACAGTGCTGGTGTAGTAATTAAAGACTATGGCAAAGCAACAAGTTTTGATGTTTCTACATTACCAAATGGTATTTATTACATCAAAGGTGAAGCTGAAGGAAAATCTTTTAATCAGAAAATAGTTGTAAAACACTAA